ATGCCCAACATCGTAATCCTTTTGCGCCTGTGCCTTTCTGCTCGCGTCCGACTGTTGTTAACCCGCTCTTTCTTGCACTTCCTTTCTCTCACTTTCTTTGGGGTATCCATTGAGATCCATTCCTTGTTTCTGAACTGCTGCCTTCCTAAAGTGTCATCACATGTATTAATCCATGAGCTCTTTAGATGTTCCCAGAGCGTGTCAATTGTGCCGTCTTCATCTTCTATATCTTCCAGTGCTTGGAACCGGTTCCTAAGGTTGATTTGGAAAGCTTCTACAACAGAAGGATCCCTCAGGTGTGTCACGTTATATTTCGCTCTAGTTTGCTGTTGAGCTTGACACCActttagctttagttttaggGTGGCTACTAGTAGATGATGGTCGCTGCCGGCGTCTGCTCCCCGCATAGCCCTGACATCATGTAAAGATCTTCTAAACTGTCGGGCAATGCAAAAATGATCTATCTGGTTCTCGGTGATGTTATCCGGGGAGCGCCACGTGGCTTTGTGGATCCTTTTGTGAGGAAAGATACTCCCACCAATCACCAGGTCATTGTTGGCGCAAAGGTCCGCGAATAGCTCGCCATTTTCGTTCATCTCCCCTAGTCCGTCTTTTCCCATTACAAGCTCATACTCTCTGTTGTCTCCTCCTATCTTGGCGTTGAGATCTCCCGTGAGAATGGTAACTTCCTTTCCTCTCTGTCTTGCAATGAGACTCTGCAATGCGTTGTAAAACTCCTCCTTGGTTGCTTCTTCGGCTTCATTTTTTGGTGCGTAGCATTGAATAattctaacattaattttgccaTGCGATGTCTTGAAAAGGGCAGTAATAAGTCGAGAGTTGATCGGCTCCCAGCTAA
The genomic region above belongs to Montipora capricornis isolate CH-2021 chromosome 8, ASM3666992v2, whole genome shotgun sequence and contains:
- the LOC138013592 gene encoding craniofacial development protein 2-like, producing MYQAGKASSIAEEMRNYNLEILGLSEVRWIQSGKCNFSSGETVLYSGHEDPSAPHTEGVALMISKHAVRTLISWEPINSRLITALFKTSHGKINVRIIQCYAPKNEAEEATKEEFYNALQSLIARQRGKEVTILTGDLNAKIGGDNREYELVMGKDGLGEMNENGELFADLCANNDLVIGGSIFPHKRIHKATWRSPDNITENQIDHFCIARQFRRSLHDVRAMRGADAGSDHHLLVATLKLKLKWCQAQQQTRAKYNVTHLRDPSVVEAFQINLRNRFQALEDIEDEDGTIDTLWEHLKSSWINTCDDTLGRQQFRNKEWISMDTPKKVRERKCKKERVNNSRTRAERHRRKRITMLGIRKLERVLERTRDVI